Proteins encoded by one window of Xanthomonas sp. DAR 80977:
- a CDS encoding murein hydrolase activator EnvC family protein: MATLLLLAASLAPAQNPREAERRLEKVRGELKSVAEERRQLEGKRGDAARQLREADEKVATTGRSLAQTQQALRQHQQTLAELERKRDTLRNGLVRQRAELAQLLRAAYAIGGNAPLKLLLAQDRVADANRLLAYHRYLQRERAQRIATLTHELQALEQVQHEVTAKQQQLSAAQRQQQEQAAALQRDRKQRASLVSELDQRYQDRSEREKALGQDAKALETLLANLRAAAARAEAERRAAAKRAAAEQAAQAKAAAKNPSRGGSKVPPKVVASAPALKVGGLGWPLSGDLIARYGGKLPDGRTSNGVLIAAPAGSTITAVADGTVVFSDWMTGYGMILIVDHGNGYMSLYAHNDALLRDPGDRVKRGDAVAKVGNSGGQGRPALYFELRRNGQPVDPSSWLQRR; the protein is encoded by the coding sequence ATGGCGACGCTGTTGCTGCTGGCCGCGAGCCTGGCGCCGGCGCAGAACCCGCGCGAGGCCGAGCGGCGCCTGGAGAAAGTGCGCGGCGAGCTGAAGAGCGTGGCCGAGGAGCGGCGCCAGCTGGAAGGCAAGCGTGGCGACGCCGCGCGGCAGCTGCGCGAGGCCGACGAGAAGGTGGCCACGACCGGGCGCAGCCTGGCGCAGACCCAGCAGGCGCTGCGCCAGCACCAGCAGACCCTGGCCGAACTGGAGCGCAAGCGCGACACGCTGCGCAACGGCCTGGTGCGGCAGCGCGCCGAACTGGCGCAGCTGCTGCGCGCGGCCTACGCGATCGGCGGCAACGCGCCGCTGAAGCTGCTGCTGGCGCAGGACCGGGTGGCCGACGCCAACCGCCTGCTGGCCTATCACCGCTATCTGCAGCGCGAGCGCGCGCAGCGCATCGCCACACTGACCCATGAGCTGCAGGCATTGGAACAGGTACAGCACGAGGTGACGGCCAAGCAGCAGCAACTGAGCGCAGCGCAGCGCCAGCAGCAGGAACAGGCGGCAGCCCTGCAGCGCGACCGCAAGCAGCGCGCCAGCCTGGTGTCCGAACTGGACCAGCGCTACCAGGACCGCAGCGAGCGCGAGAAGGCGCTGGGCCAGGACGCCAAGGCGCTGGAAACGCTGTTGGCCAATCTGCGCGCGGCCGCCGCGCGTGCCGAGGCCGAGCGCCGCGCGGCGGCCAAGCGCGCCGCGGCCGAACAGGCCGCGCAGGCCAAGGCCGCGGCGAAGAATCCTTCGCGCGGCGGCAGCAAGGTGCCGCCCAAGGTGGTGGCCTCGGCGCCGGCGCTGAAGGTCGGCGGCCTGGGCTGGCCGCTGTCCGGCGATCTGATCGCGCGCTACGGCGGCAAGCTGCCGGACGGGCGCACCAGCAACGGGGTGCTGATCGCCGCGCCGGCCGGCAGCACCATCACCGCCGTGGCCGACGGCACGGTGGTGTTCTCCGACTGGATGACCGGCTACGGCATGATCCTGATCGTGGACCACGGCAACGGCTACATGAGCCTGTACGCCCACAACGATGCGTTGCTGCGCGATCCCGGCGACCGGGTCAAGCGCGGCGATGCGGTGGCCAAGGTCGGCAATTCCGGCGGCCAGGGGCGCCCGGCGCTGTATTTCGAATTGCGCCGCAACGGCCAGCCGGTGGATCCCTCATCGTGGCTGCAGCGCCGCTGA